In the genome of Nymphaea colorata isolate Beijing-Zhang1983 chromosome 9, ASM883128v2, whole genome shotgun sequence, one region contains:
- the LOC116260293 gene encoding ubiquitin carboxyl-terminal hydrolase 10-like isoform X4 codes for MLIWSWTELMEVLGCNFVLAYRKSMTMNWCLNKYGGGPSFSRMLISQGLSTKDLVVEVYPLCLQLVVAHTGDVSVVQISRKGTVGQLYDQVSELLKLDPEKMRIWDYFNKNKNVLLTTQNQTLEDYQLLTDQDILVEVEIDGAWPSDIVKSNYGMGSSNNELALVPVEPSRSSFSIAGGPSVCNGHSTEFVSGSLNGSMNLVERDSEAGYDGLSTGGYSGLTGLQNLGNTCFMNSALQCLVHTPPLVEFFLRDYGNEINKENPLGMNGELALAFGELLRKLWSSCQTPIAPRAFKARLAHFAPQFSGYNQHDSQELLAFLLDGLHEDLNRVKLKPYIESKEPNGRPDEEVAAEYWANHKARNDSIIVDFCQGQYKSTLVCPVCSKVSVTFDPFMYLSLPLPAIATRSMTVTVFCGDGSEPPMPFTVNVQKQGHCRNLTQELSIACCLGADECLLLVEVYNHRIYRYLDNPYEPLSAIKDDDRIVAYRLPSKHEKLLRLELLHQRSDVYFDIHKSQWKPFGTPLITCLPEGAHTVADIQEAVRTVIAPLCRKKSFPSPDGIKASKDDSPRDGENDFLMENYDSDMGAENCSTSSGNGKSSFQLLLIDDRGLNKSLDCDALVILNTSTRIQITVRWSDQNEDLYDTSLLENLPDVSKSGFVMKKIWQEGVTLFSCLDTFLKEEPLSPDDMWYCPSCKEHRQATKKLDLWRLPEILVVHLKRFSYSRYFKNKLDTFVNFPVCNLDLTKYVKRKGMPESYMYELYAVSNHYGGMGGGHYTAYVKLDEGNKWYSFDDSHVSPASTDEVRTSAAYVLFYRRLREDAVAGESQEQNSTERPK; via the exons GGTACCGTAGGACAGCTTTATGATCAGGTTTCTGAGCTTCTCAAGTTGGATCCTGAGAAG ATGCGCATATGGGATTATTTCAACAAGAATAAAAATGTACTGTTGACGACACAAAATCAAACTCTAGAGGACTACCAATTGCTGACGGATCAAGAT ATTCTTGTTGAGGTAGAGATTGATGGGGCTTGGCCTAGTGACATTGTTAAATCAAATTATGGGATGGGTTCATCCAATAATGAACTAGCTCTAGTACCAGTGGAGCCTTCAAGGTCATCTTTTTCAATTGCAGGAGGACCTTCTGTATGTAATGGGCACTCCACTGAATTTGTTTCAGGCTCCTTGAACGGTAGTATGAACCTAGTAGAAAGAGATTCTGAAGCTGGATATGATGGTTTAAGCACTGGAGGTTATTCTGGGTTGACGGGTTTGCAGAACCTTGGAAACACTTGCTTTATGAACAGTGCCCTTCAGTGTTTAGTGCATACACCACCACTTGTGGAGTTCTTTCTGCGGGACTATGGCAACGAGATAAACAAAGAGAATCCTTTGGGAATGAAT GGTGAGCTAGCATTAGCATTTGGTGAGCTACTGAGAAAACTGTGGTCTTCCTGCCAGACTCCAATTGCTCCACGTGCATTCAAAGCAAGGCTCGCTCACTTTGCTCCTCAGTTTAGTGGATATAACCAACATGATTCTCAA gaACTTCTGGCTTTTCTTTTGGATGGACTGCATGAAGATCTTAATCGCGTGAAGCTGAAACCTTATATTGAAAGTAAGGAACCAAATGGTCGGCCAGATGAGGAAGTTGCAGCTGAGTACTGGGCAAACCACAAGGCTCGGAATGACTCCATTATTGTAGATTTTTGCCAA GGCCAATACAAGTCAACATTGGTCTGTCCAGTTTGCAGCAAAGTTTCAGTAACTTTTGATCCCTTTATGTACTTGTCACTGCCATTGCCTGCGATTGCGACTCGTTCTATGACAGTTACTGTATTCTGCGGGGACGGAAGTGAACCTCCCATGCCTTTCACTGTAAATGTGCAAAAGCAGGGTCACTGTAGGAATCTTACTCAAGAATTGAGTATTGCATGCTGTTTGGGTGCAGATGAGTGTCTATTGCTTGTGGAG GTTTATAACCATCGGATATACAGATATTTGGACAATCCATATGAACCACTATCAGCAATCAAAGATGATGACCGTATTGTAGCCTACAGGCTTCCTTCAAAGCATGAGAAACTGTTGAGGCTAGAGTTGCTTCATCAGAGAAGTGATGT GTATTTTGATATTCACAAAAGTCAGTGGAAACCATTTGGAACACCACTTATCACTTGCTTGCCAGAGGGTGCTCATACTGTTGCTGATATTCAAGAAGCAGTCAGGACTGTGATTGCTCCATTGTGCAGAAAAAAATCCTTCCCTTCTCCAGATGGAATTAAAGCCTCGAAAGATGATAGTCCAAGGGATGGAGAAAACGACTTCTTAATGGAGAATTATGACTCTGACATGGGAGCAGAAAACTGTTCTACATCAAGTGGCAATGGCAAGTCGTCATTTCAGCTGTTGCTTATAGATGATAGGGGTTTGAATAAATCTCTGGACTGTGATGCACTTGTTATCTTGAATACATCAACCAGGATTCAAATTACTGTGCGTTGGTCTGACCAGAATGAAGACTTATACGACACCAGTTTGCTTGAAAATCTGCCTGACGTCTCCAAATCAGGTTTTGTCATGAAAAAGATATGGCAGGAGGGTGTCACCCTATTTTCATGCTTGGATACATTCTTGAAGGAGGAGCCTCTGAGTCCTGATGACATGTG GTATTGCCCGAGCTGTAAGGAGCATAGACAAGCAACTAAGAAGTTGGACTTATGGAGATTACCGGAAATTCTTGTTGTTCACTTGAAGAGGTTCTCATACAGTCGGTATTTCAAGAACAAACTTGATACGTTCGTCAACTTCCCTGTTTGCAATCTTGACTTGACGAAGTATGTGAAACGGAAGGGCATGCCTGAGTCATACATGTATGAGCTATACGCAGTTAGTAACCATTATGGTGGCATGGGTGGTGGTCATTATACAGCATATGTGAAG CTCGATGAAGGGAACAAATGGTATAGCTTTGACGACAGCCATGTTTCTCCAGCTAGCACAGATGAAGTTAGGACTTCTGCTGCTTATGTGCTGTTCTATAGACGGCTCAGAGAAGATGCAGTTGCAGGTGAAAGTCAGGAGCAAAATTCAACTGAACGACCAAAATGA
- the LOC116261258 gene encoding protein ACCUMULATION AND REPLICATION OF CHLOROPLASTS 6, chloroplastic yields MEPLVHRGHHRFPRPFAPGSRNRNRSITEPTWVGLQFSRDVNIRFSSKWAERLFGDFQFVPAEAPEDSPSNLSFVSLLPPLAPERTLVLPIDFYQVLGAETHFLSDGIRRSYEAKVSRPPQDGFSQEALLGRRKILQAACETLVNPRLREEYNQGLVEDENYTLAVELPWDKVPGALCLLQEVGENEVVIQIGQNLLAERLPKPFKQDIVLAMALAFVDLSRDAMALSPPDIIKGCELLERALKLLQEEGASSLAPDLRTQIDETLEEITPRCVLELLALPLDEEYRTKREEGLNGVRNILWTVGGGGAVAIAGGFTREDFMSQALSLMTSDEQVNLFVATPSHIPAESFEVYGVALALVAQAFTGKKPHLIQQADKLFQQLQQTKSVTDPQAVKDSEIDFSLERGLCSLLTGELDDCRSWLGLDNDSSPYRDQSVIEFVMENSQDSGDDDILPGLCKLLESWLMEIVFPRFRDTKDVNFKLGDYYDDPIVLKYLERHEGEGRSPLAAAAAIVRIGAEASAALDNVKTSAIQALHKVFPLRSREEEMEKESGANASVVESVLVEEHDRTILEHSPEVAEQNFDDYKESTASISNDIKDATVKILCAGVLVGFLAVAGLKQVPGRSVSHPAKKDAGSALAADVIGLDDDTSAMDIPRMDARLAESIVRKWQGIKSQALGLEHALSSLPEVLDGQMLRIWRDRASEIAQNGWYWEYTLLGLTIDSVTISMDGRRAIVEATLEESARLTDNTNAEHNDSRIATYTTRYEMSFAKGGWKITEGAVLQS; encoded by the exons ATGGAGCCTCTGGTACATCGAGGCCATCACCGTTTCCCTCGTCCATTTGCTCCAGGCAGTAGGAATAGAAACAGAAGCATTACAGAGCCGACATGGGTAGGGCTCCAATTTTCTCGAGACGTCAACATTCGCTTCTCGAGCAAGTGGGCAGAGAGGCTTTTTGGAGATTTTCAGTTCGTTCCCGCGGAGGCACCGGAGGATTCTCCTTCCAATCTCTCATTTGTTTCGCTTCTCCCGCCGTTGGCTCCTGAGCGGACGCTTGTCCTCCCCATAGACTTCTATCAG GTTTTGGGAGCAGAGACTCATTTCTTGTCAGATGGAATCAGGAGAAGCTATGAAGCTAAGGTTTCTAGGCCGCCACAAGATGGGTTTAGTCAGGAGGCCCTGTTGGGGAGGAGGAAGATCCTGCAGGCTGCTTGTGAGACGCTGGTGAACCCTCGATTGAGGGAAGAGTACAATCAAGGGCTCGTGGAAGATGAGAACTATACATTGGCAGTTGAACTGCCATGGGATAAG GTCCCCGGAGCTCTGTGCCTGCTACAGGAAGTTGGGGAAAATGAAGTGGTCATTCAGATTGGGCAAAACCTGTTAGCAGAAAGACTGCCAAAGCCTTTTAAACAAGATATTGTGCTGGCAATGGCACTGGCTTTTGTGGATTTATCAAGGGATGCAATGGCGTTGTCTCCTCCAGACATCATTAAAGGCTGCGAGTTGCTGGAAAGGGCTTTAAAACTTTTACAG GAGGAAGGAGCAAGCAGTCTTGCACCTGATCTCCGTACTCAAATTGATGAGACACTTGAGGAGATAACCCCACGTTGTGTTCTGGAGCTTCTGGCTTTGCCACTTGATGAAGAGTATCGGACCAAAAGGGAAGAAGGTCTTAATGGTGTGCGGAATATTCTGTGGACTGTTGGAGGTGGAGGTGCTGTGGCAATTGCTGGAGGGTTCACAAGGGAAGACTTTATGAGCCAAGCCTTGTCACTTATGACATCAGATGAGCAG GTAAATTTATTTGTGGCAACACCTAGCCATATACCTGCCGAGAGTTTTGAAGTATACGGTGTTGCACTTGCTCTTGTAGCCCAAGCTTTCACTGGCAAGAAGCCTCATCTGATCCAGCAGGCAGATAAGTTGTTTCAGCAACTGCAACAGACTAAATCTGTCACTGACCCCCAAGCTGTCAAAGACAGTGAGATTGACTTTTCCCTTGAACGTGGACTCTGTTCACTACTTACGGGGGAGCTAGATGACTGTCGTTCATGGTTGGGCTTAGACAATGATTCTTCACCATACAGAGACCAATCTGTTATCGAATTTGTCATGGAAAATTCACAGGATAGTGGAGACGATGACATCCTTCCTGGGCTATGCAAATTATTGGAAAGCTGGTTGATGGAGATTGTGTTCCCAAGATTTAGGGATACAAAAGATGTAAATTTCAAGCTTGGTGACTACTATGATGATcctatagttttaaaatatttggaGAGGCATGAGGGGGAAGGAAGATCACCATTGGCTGCGGCTGCTGCCATTGTGAGAATTGGAGCTGAGGCTTCAGCAGCACTTGATAATGTAAAAACAAGTGCCATTCAGGCATTGCATAAGGTGTTTCCACTGAGAAGTAGAGAAGAGGAGATGGAAAAAGAGAGTGGTGCCAATGCTTCTGTGGTAGAAAGCGTGCTTGTGGAAGAGCATGATAGAACTATTCTTGAACATTCACCTGAAGTTGCTGAGCAGAACTTCGATGACTACAAGGAGTCAACAGCATCAATTTCGAATGACATAAAAGATGCTACCGTGAAAATCCTGTGTGCTGGAGTGCTGGTTGGCTTTCTAGCAGTGGCAGGATTGAAACAAGTGCCTGGTAGATCCGTATCACATCCTGCTAAGAAAGACGCAGGTTCAGCATTGGCTGCAGATGTCATTGGTCTGGATG ATGATACTTCGGCCATGGACATTCCAAGAATGGATGCAAGATTAGCTGAAAGCATTGTCCGAAAGTGGCAGGGAATCAAATCGCAAGCTCTTGGACTTGAGCATGCACTTTCGAGCTTGCCTGAG GTTTTAGATGGTCAGATGTTAAGAATATGGAGAGATCGTGCATCTGAGATTGCCCAGAATGGCTGGTATTGGGAATACACCTTGTTGGGGCTAACGATTGATAGTGTCACCATCTCCATGGATGGGAGGAGAGCTATAGTGGAAGCAACACTTGAGGAATCGGCACGGTTAACTGACAACACCAATGCCGAGCACAATGATTCACGCATTGCCACTTACACCACCAGGTACGAGATGAGTTTCGCGAAGGGAGGATGGAAAATAACGGAAGGCGCAGTTCTTCAATCTTAA
- the LOC116261346 gene encoding glucan endo-1,3-beta-glucosidase 14-like has protein sequence MGFDSQCRWYRLAFLLLSGVFFSATASPPAVGINYGQLGNNLPSPDRVVGLLQSINVSKVKLYDSDPQVLHAFRNTSIEFVIGIPNDDVGKMTDPAKAYAWVKANVLAYLPQTRVSCITVGNEVLTGNDSSLIQNLVPAMQNVYNALRTLRLANKVQVTTAHSLAVLQSSYPPSTSSFRQDLVKPLRPLLDFHARTGSPFLINAYPFFAYMGDPKNVPLDYVLFQPNAGNTDPNTGLHYDNMLFAQIDAVHSALEAEGHHNLTVKVSETGWPSKGDAQEVGATPGNARAYNGNLMKIAAQRKGTPKRPNSPLEVYVFALFNENMKPGPTSERNYGLFKPDGTPSYAVGLDSARLGSASPPADQSPTPFNTSVVLPPTQPATGAKSANSSSAPSVTSVSSAVVLRWGSMRLLGQGLVGLVLACMCFFP, from the exons ATGGGATTCGATTCCCAATGCCGGTGGTACCGCCttgcctttcttcttctctcag GTGTCTTTTTTTCGGCGACTGCGTCGCCGCCGGCGGTGGGCATCAACTACGGGCAGCTGGGAAACAATCTTCCTTCGCCGGACAGAGTGGTCGGGTTGCTCCAATCTATCAATGTTAGCAAGGTCAAGCTTTATGACTCCGATCCGCAGGTCCTCCATGCGTTTCGCAATACCAGCATCGAGTTCGTTATCGGAATCCCGAACGATGACGTCGGCAAGATGACCGATCCGGCGAAGGCTTATGCCTGGGTCAAGGCCAACGTTCTAGCTTACTTGCCTCAGACCAGGGTCAGCTGCATCACTGTCGGCAACGAGGTGCTCACCGGAAACGACTCGTCGTTGATCCAGAACCTCGTCCCGGCGATGCAGAACGTTTACAATGCGCTGCGGACTCTGCGGCTGGCGAACAAGGTACAGGTGACCACGGCTCACTCGCTTGCGGTTCTGCAGTCGTCGTACCCGCCATCGACCAGCAGTTTCCGGCAAGATCTCGTGAAACCCCTCCGCCCGCTATTGGATTTCCACGCGCGGACTGGATCGCCCTTCCTGATTAACGCCTACCCGTTCTTCGCATACATGGGGGATCCGAAGAACGTCCCTCTCGATTACGTCCTATTCCAGCCAAACGCCGGAAACACGGACCCTAACACGGGTCTCCACTACGATAACATGCTGTTCGCGCAGATCGACGCTGTGCACTCTGCGCTTGAGGCGGAGGGCCATCATAATCTGACGGTCAAGGTCTCGGAGACGGGGTGGCCGTCAAAGGGAGACGCGCAGGAGGTCGGCGCGACGCCGGGGAACGCCCGGGCGTACAACGGGAACCTAATGAAGATCGCGGCCCAGCGGAAGGGGACGCCGAAGCGGCCCAACTCTCCCTTGGAGGTATACGTATTCGCGCTCTTCAACGAGAATATGAAGCCCGGACCGACTTCGGAGAGGAACTACGGGCTCTTCAAGCCTGATGGAACTCCTTCATACGCCGTCGGCCTTGACTCcgctcggctcggctcggcaTCTCCTCCGGCCGATCAGTCCCCCACCCCATTCAATACTTCGGTCGTCTTGCCTCCGACTCAGCCTGCGACTGGTGCCAAATCGGCGAACTCATCTTCGGCGCCATCCGTCACTTCGGTCTCCTCCGCCGTG GTTCTTCGGTGGGGTTCGATGAGGCTTCTCGGGCAAGGATTGGTTGGCTTGGTACTGGCGTGCATGTGTTTCTTCCCCTGA
- the LOC116261451 gene encoding serine/arginine-rich splicing factor SR34A-like isoform X1 yields the protein MTGRSARTIYVGNLPGDIREWEVEDLFYKYGPIVDIELKNPPRPPGYCFVEFESARDAEDAIRGRDGYSFDGYRLRVELAHGGKGMSSSSDRRSGHGGGSSSRYGPSRRSEYRVVVRGLPSSASWQDLKDHMRKAGEVCFAQVFRDGDGAMGLVDYTNYEDMKHAIRKLDDTEFRNPFARSYIRVKCYEKSASRSRSPSKGRERSHSRSRSPRRERSPSKSPRRSGSRSASKSPPAKSVSPAKSRSRSRSRSRSLSRSPA from the exons ATGACTGGTCGATCAGCTCGAACAATATATGTTGGCAATCTGCCAGGAGATATCCGTGAATGGGAAGTTGAAGATCTCTTTTACAAG TATGGTCCCATAGTGGATATTGAATTGAAGAATCCACCTCGCCCTCCTGGCTACTGTTTTGTAGAG TTTGAGAGTGCTCGTGACGCAGAAGATGCGATTAGAGGAAGAGATGGTTATAGTTTTGATGGCTACCGTTTACGG GTTGAGCTTGCACATGGAGGTAAGGGAATGTCTTCTTCAAGCGATCGACGTAGTGGTCATGGAGGTGGTAGTAGCAGCCGTTATGGACCTTCAAGGCGTTCAGAATATCGTG TTGTTGTACGAGGATTGCCTTCGTCAGCATCCTGGCAAGATTTGAAG GATCATATGAGAAAGGCTGGGGAAGTTTGTTTTGCCCAAGTTTTTCGTGATGGTGATG GAGCGATGGGGCTGGTTGACTACACCAATTATGAGGACATGAAGCATGCT ATTCGGAAACTTGATGACACTGAATTCCGAAATCCATTTGCACGTTCTTATATTCGG GTCAAATGTTATGAAAAGAGTGCATCAAGAAGCCGAAGCCCAAGTAAAGGCCGTGAAAGAAGTCACAGCAGAAGTCGAAGTCCAAGACGGGAAAGGAGCCCAAG CAAGTCTCCCAGGCGTTCTGGCTCTAGATCAGCATCAAAATCACCTCCTGCCAAATCCGTGTCCCCGGCAAAGTCCAG GTCCAGGTCCAGGTCCAGGTCCAGGTCTTTATCTCGTAGTCCT GCATGA
- the LOC116261451 gene encoding serine/arginine-rich splicing factor SR34A-like isoform X2, with protein MTGRSARTIYVGNLPGDIREWEVEDLFYKYGPIVDIELKNPPRPPGYCFVEFESARDAEDAIRGRDGYSFDGYRLRVELAHGGKGMSSSSDRRSGHGGGSSSRYGPSRRSEYRVVVRGLPSSASWQDLKDHMRKAGEVCFAQVFRDGDGAMGLVDYTNYEDMKHAIRKLDDTEFRNPFARSYIRVKCYEKSASRSRSPSKGRERSHSRSRSPRRERSPSKSPRRSGSRSASKSPPAKSVSPAKSRSRSRSRSLSRSPA; from the exons ATGACTGGTCGATCAGCTCGAACAATATATGTTGGCAATCTGCCAGGAGATATCCGTGAATGGGAAGTTGAAGATCTCTTTTACAAG TATGGTCCCATAGTGGATATTGAATTGAAGAATCCACCTCGCCCTCCTGGCTACTGTTTTGTAGAG TTTGAGAGTGCTCGTGACGCAGAAGATGCGATTAGAGGAAGAGATGGTTATAGTTTTGATGGCTACCGTTTACGG GTTGAGCTTGCACATGGAGGTAAGGGAATGTCTTCTTCAAGCGATCGACGTAGTGGTCATGGAGGTGGTAGTAGCAGCCGTTATGGACCTTCAAGGCGTTCAGAATATCGTG TTGTTGTACGAGGATTGCCTTCGTCAGCATCCTGGCAAGATTTGAAG GATCATATGAGAAAGGCTGGGGAAGTTTGTTTTGCCCAAGTTTTTCGTGATGGTGATG GAGCGATGGGGCTGGTTGACTACACCAATTATGAGGACATGAAGCATGCT ATTCGGAAACTTGATGACACTGAATTCCGAAATCCATTTGCACGTTCTTATATTCGG GTCAAATGTTATGAAAAGAGTGCATCAAGAAGCCGAAGCCCAAGTAAAGGCCGTGAAAGAAGTCACAGCAGAAGTCGAAGTCCAAGACGGGAAAGGAGCCCAAG CAAGTCTCCCAGGCGTTCTGGCTCTAGATCAGCATCAAAATCACCTCCTGCCAAATCCGTGTCCCCGGCAAA GTCCAGGTCCAGGTCCAGGTCCAGGTCTTTATCTCGTAGTCCT GCATGA
- the LOC116261451 gene encoding serine/arginine-rich splicing factor SR34A-like isoform X3: protein MTGRSARTIYVGNLPGDIREWEVEDLFYKYGPIVDIELKNPPRPPGYCFVEFESARDAEDAIRGRDGYSFDGYRLRVELAHGGKGMSSSSDRRSGHGGGSSSRYGPSRRSEYRVVVRGLPSSASWQDLKDHMRKAGEVCFAQVFRDGDGAMGLVDYTNYEDMKHAIRKLDDTEFRNPFARSYIRVKCYEKSASRSRSPSKGRERSHSRSRSPRRERSPSKSPRRSGSRSASKSPPAKSVSPAKSRSRSRSLSRSPA, encoded by the exons ATGACTGGTCGATCAGCTCGAACAATATATGTTGGCAATCTGCCAGGAGATATCCGTGAATGGGAAGTTGAAGATCTCTTTTACAAG TATGGTCCCATAGTGGATATTGAATTGAAGAATCCACCTCGCCCTCCTGGCTACTGTTTTGTAGAG TTTGAGAGTGCTCGTGACGCAGAAGATGCGATTAGAGGAAGAGATGGTTATAGTTTTGATGGCTACCGTTTACGG GTTGAGCTTGCACATGGAGGTAAGGGAATGTCTTCTTCAAGCGATCGACGTAGTGGTCATGGAGGTGGTAGTAGCAGCCGTTATGGACCTTCAAGGCGTTCAGAATATCGTG TTGTTGTACGAGGATTGCCTTCGTCAGCATCCTGGCAAGATTTGAAG GATCATATGAGAAAGGCTGGGGAAGTTTGTTTTGCCCAAGTTTTTCGTGATGGTGATG GAGCGATGGGGCTGGTTGACTACACCAATTATGAGGACATGAAGCATGCT ATTCGGAAACTTGATGACACTGAATTCCGAAATCCATTTGCACGTTCTTATATTCGG GTCAAATGTTATGAAAAGAGTGCATCAAGAAGCCGAAGCCCAAGTAAAGGCCGTGAAAGAAGTCACAGCAGAAGTCGAAGTCCAAGACGGGAAAGGAGCCCAAG CAAGTCTCCCAGGCGTTCTGGCTCTAGATCAGCATCAAAATCACCTCCTGCCAAATCCGTGTCCCCGGCAAA GTCCAGGTCCAGGTCCAGGTCTTTATCTCGTAGTCCT GCATGA
- the LOC116261452 gene encoding 60S acidic ribosomal protein P1-like: MAAGELACTYASLILHDDGIPITAEKISTLVKSANVSVESYWPSLFAKLLEKRNVEDLILSVGSGGGGGPVAVSAPVAGANATSQAAAPAAEEKKEEPKEESDDDMGFSLFD; this comes from the exons ATGGCTGCCGGCGAGCTTGCTTGCACCTATGCTTCTTTGATCCTCCATGATGATGGCATTCCCATCACT GCAGAGAAGATTTCGACATTGGTGAAATCAGCTAATGTTTCAGTTGAATCTTACTGGCCCAGTTTGTTTGCGAAGTTGTTGGAGAAGCGGAACGTTGAGGATCTTATCTTGAGTGTTGGATCGG GTGGAGGTGGTGGACCTGTGGCAGTATCTGCTCCTGTTGCTGGTGCTAATGCAACATCTCAGGCTGCTGCTCCTGCTGCTGAGGAAAAGAAG GAGGAACCAAAGGAAGAGAGCGATGACGATATGGGATTCAGCTTATTTGATTAG